In Humulus lupulus chromosome 6, drHumLupu1.1, whole genome shotgun sequence, a single genomic region encodes these proteins:
- the LOC133785287 gene encoding uncharacterized protein LOC133785287 — translation MPPYWLVYQKPCHLLVELEHKAWWVAKKCNMDMVAAGQQRMLQLHELEEIHNQAYESSRIYQEKAKAFHDKHIIRKSFVEGQKVLMYHSLPKLFPRKLKSRWLGPFTVTKVFSHGAVEVVSPSNRKSFKLNGQRLNPYYESVEEEQVVVIHLIDPVYVDDVGFVKSIGFFIWTIVVQCILEAL, via the exons ATGCCACCATATTGGCTAGTGTATCAGAAGCCTTGCCATCTACTGGTAGAGCTGGAGCATAAGGCTTGGTGGGTTGCGAAGAAGTGCAACATGGACATGGTTGCTGCAGGACAACAACGAATGCTTCAATTGCATGAGCTAGAAGAAATACACAATCAAGCATATGAGAGTTCGAGAATCTACCAAGAGAAAGCCAAAGCTTTTCATGACAAACATATTATTCGAAAGAGTTTTGTGGAAGGTCAGAAAGTTCTCATGTATCACTCTCTCCCTAAACTCTTTCCTAGGAAGTTGAAGTCTCGATGGTTAGGTCCGTTCACTGTCACCAAGGTTTTTTCTCATGGAGCGGTCGAAGTTGTAAGTCCAAGTAACAGAAAGTCTTTCAAGCTGAATGGTCAAAGATTAAATCCATATTACGAATCAGTGGAGGAAGAACAAGTTGTTGTGATTCACCTCATTGACCCggtatatgttgatgatgttggg TTTGTGAAGAGTATTGGATTTTTCATTTGGACAATTGTGGTGCAGTGTATTTTGGAAGCATTGTGA
- the LOC133785286 gene encoding uncharacterized protein LOC133785286, whose product MYLILLEEGFKPTREAQRRLNPPMMEVVKKDLLKLLSVGIIYPISDSQWVSPVQMLERLAGHPYYFFLDGYSGYNQIVIALEDQEKTTFTCSFGTFAFRRMPFGLCNAPATFQRCIVLGHVISIKGIYVDKVKLDLIRSLPPPASVNEVRSFLGHDEFYRRFIKDLSKITTPLCNLLQKDPPNWELPFELMCDVSDYVVGAVLGQRVENLAHVIYYASCILNDAQLNYSTTEKELLAVIFALEKFRSYLIGTKELPCDLTQAQQNKIKHDARHCIWDEPYLWKHCTYKIIRRCVPESEFHSIIAFYHAYGGGGHFGPKRTSCKIFDNGFYWPTIFKDSYAYCKACDQCQLVGSITAKDQMPQTPILILEIFYVWGMDFMGLFPSSFGNEYYLLALDEMSKWVEAIATKTDNSKTVVDFIHSNVFVCFGIPKAILSDQGTHFCNKSIEALFRRYSVTHKVKAAYHPQANGQA is encoded by the exons ATGTACCTTATTTTACTTGAAGAAGGGTTTAAACCAACACGTGAGGCACAACGGAGATTAAATCCACCTATGATGGAGGTTGTGAAAAAGGACTTACTGAAGCTCCTTAGTGTGGGTATTATTTACCCAATTTCAGACAGTCAATGGGTGAGTCCAGTTCAG atgcttgagaGGTTAGCAGGTCAtccttattatttttttcttgacGGTTATTCAGGATATAATCAGATTGTTATTGCTCTTgaagatcaagagaagacaacctTCACATGCTCTTTTGGTACATTCGCTTTCCGAcgtatgccatttgggttatgtaatgctcctgcCACTTTTCAGCGCT GTATAGTTTTGGGTCATGTGATTTCAATCAAGGGAATATATGTTGATAAGGTAAAGCTTGATTTAATTCGTTCTCTACCACCTCCGGCTAGTGTGAATGAAGTGAGATCATTCCTTGGGCATGATGAGTTCTATAGGAGATTTATCAAGGATTTATCTAAAATCACCACACCACTATGTAACCTTCTTCAAAAAGAT CCACCAAATTGGGAGTTGCCTTTTGAACTCATGTGTGATGTAAGTGACTATGTTGTGGGTGCGGTTCTTGGGCAGAGAGTTGAAAATCTCGCTCATGTTATATACTATGCTTCTTGCATTCTTAAtgatgctcaacttaattattccACCACTGAAAAAGAGCTCTTGGCAGTCATTTTTGCCCTGGAAAAGTTTCGGTCATACTTGATTGGAACTAAA GAGTTACCATGTGATCTCACACAAGCACAACAGAATAAAATCAAGCATGATGCTCGCCACTGCATATGGGATGAACCTTATCTTTGGAAGCATTGTACATATAAAATCATTCGAAGGTGTGTCCCTGAATCTGAATTTCATTCCATCATTGCTTTTTATCATGCTTATGGTGGTGGTGGACACTTCGGACCCAAGAGGACATCTTGTAAGATATTCGACAATGGTTTCTACTGGCCCACAATTTTCAAAGATTCTTATGCTTATTGTAAGGCATGTGATCAATGTCAACTAGTTGGTAGCATAACGGCTAAGGATCAAATGCCTCAAACTCCTATTTTAATTCTTGAGATTTTTTATGTTTGGGGTATGGATTTCATGGGACTGTTCCCATCTTCTTTTGGCAATGAATACTATCTTTTGGCATTGGATGAAATGTCTAAATGGGTAGAAGCAATTGCGACTAAAACGGATAATTCAAAAACAGTGGTGGATTTCATTCACTCCAATGTTTTTGTATGTTTTGGTATACCCAAGGCTATACttagtgatcaaggcactcatttcTGTAACAAGAGTATAGAAGCATTGTTTCGACGCTATAGTGTAACTCACAAGGTGAAAGCTGCttatcatccacaagccaatggacaagcgTAG